CCGCTGACCTCACAACCCTCCCACAAGATACATCCTGGAGACataattagccccattttacagatgaggaaactgaggctcagaaaaggcCCTTAAAGGAGCCCTCGAGTCAGAGGATCGgagttcaaatgtcacctccACCGTTTGCTGCCTGTGCTCCCGGCATAAGCTTTTCCTTAAGTCCAATGAAAGGGTTGCATTACGTGGACTCTAAAGACCTGCTTAACCCTAGAGGAATGATGACTCGAATCATATCACGGGGTTAATATAAGAAGTTAATCGGGAATAATCATTCTCCCCACTTGCTTCTGCAGGTGCTGCTCAGAGCCCACCAGAGAAAAGGACAGAGTCTGGATCGTTCTGGGGAGAAATCAGCCGATTCttccccaaaatgttccactATCCGCTGATCGGGTGACATCCCTCTCTGGGCTCATCCATAAAAGGGAAGCGTGAGTCTGGAAGAGACTTTTCCAAATCTAGAATTCTCTTGTAAGGGTTCAGCCCGGTAGAAACTCTGCTGGAAGGCGGGGACGCTAGCTCCTGGGTAAAAAGGCCCCAACTCAACATAACTGGGATTGGGATCCAAGTTTTCCCAAAGAGGTTTAGAAAGGAGATTCGGGATATTTCATTAGTTCGCATTTATAAGCAAGGGATTAGAAACCCTTTTTGAGAGCTCCTTCCAGCAaggagattttatttatttatttttggtggaaGGCATTTTAAAGCTCTTTAGTGTTTCCCCATAATTCTAAACACAGAAGACTCGTGTgaagttttaagttattaaaacttGTAGCTATTAAATCCTTAAAACTTAAAGTTATTAAAACATCTAGTTACTAAAAGGCTAAAGCTTAAAGCTTCCTGAAGATTTGGGGGACACCTCATATGAGAAAGGACTTTGAGGATGAGTGGTCTCTCACCGTTTTTTGTCTGGAAAAGGCACAAGATCCAATATCTCTTGGTATTCAGAGAGGAGGATGCGCAATTTTTCATTTGCGTACTTGATAAGGACTGCTAGAGTCTGCAATGAGAAAACTTcattaagaagaaagaaacagaggaagagagagagagggagggagggagagaaggagagagggagggagagaggagggagggagttgTGATTCATTCCCTGCAGCAGTTCTCAGAAGCAGGGCCTCGGGATGGTCTCCTGGCTGGGCTGGACCCAAATAGAAGGCCCGTGAGAACAGTAATGGCTTTGTAGGAAGGGCAGCCACAAAATGGAGGGGGGCAGAAAGGAcctgaccagggtcacacaactaacgTCTGCGGCAGAATTtagagcaggggtcctcaaactttaagtagggggccagttccctgtccctcagactgtgggaggccggactatagtaaaaacaaaagctcccactctgtcttcgcccctcagcccatgtgccataacccggtgggggcataaacgtcctcagaggcCGCATCTGGAGTTTGAGAGCCCCTGATTCAGACCCAAGTCTGACCCCCAGCTCCTCCCCCACACTGACTCCCGAGAAATCAGAGGGATTGTGATATGTGGGGCTTAAAGGGAGCTCTACCTGGGCGAAATCGGACCACCGAGGAAGTTTCCGGAGGCTGTGAACCAGCAGGACCCCAACCCCTGCCACCCGACAGTTAcagttctctttcttttaaagggAATAAGGAAATTGTAGCGTGGTCGTGATCATTAGTATCAGTTATTGTAGCCAACATTTACACAGTTCCCTTGGGATCTCAGCTCCTGAGGCCGATGCTGCTGTTGTATCTCTTTTATGGATACGATGGATACAGAGGCAGACCCCGGTGAATGTCGCTGCCCTGAAGTAGAATCCGGATCTAGACTCCGGGTCGGACGCTCCGTCCTAAGCCATCCAGAAGCCTCAGGAGCAGTGGCGGGCACGGCGGCCGCTCCGGCGGGGGCTCCTCACTGGGATTTGTGGCTAGACTTTGGGGGTCTGGGAACTCAGAGCATCTTTTTCTCCCTGACCTCCaagtgaaatttagcatttccttctattgtgaattttaaaaacctACATTATTCTGTGATGGCTTCCCGAGCGTCACCCGGATGACCAGGGGGGTCCCTGGTGTGAGAAAGGTTCCGGTGCCCGGCTGTAGAGGGGCCTTTGGGGAAGAAGGATTCTGGAAGCCCCTCCATGAGCTCCTGGAGCCGCAGTGGGGAGGGGGGGCTGCAGCTCCCCAAAACTGGCTACAGGGCCTCGTGGTCACACGTGGGGTGAGCTCCCCACATCCTCGGGCGCCCCCCACAGGGAGGGTTGTTCCCTCCAGCCTTGGGAAAGCGGGAAGGAGTCCAGGTAAAGGTCCCaagaagggggggggaggggaggagggagggaaggaaggggaggggaggggaggagagggggcgGGGCAGCCTCCCGGGGGCGGGTCCTTTCCGCAGGCTCTGGGAGGGGCGGAGTGGAGAGGGGGGCGTGGGCCCGGGAGCTCCTGGGTCCTGCTCGGGGACTCGGCCGGAGGGAGCCCCGGGAGCCATTTCCCGAGCAAGGTCTGAGGCGGAGAAGGGGCCAGCCTGCTTAGGGAGGGGAGTTTCCCATTCCGGGAGCTCTGAGAGACACCCCGGCTCCGGGCCCCCGCACCCACCTCCCGGAAGATCTGGGTGAGCGCCTCGGAGCAGGCCCCGTAGCGGATCTGCATCCACGGGGAGTAGGAGCTGAGGCTCACGCAGCCGCCGGGCTTCAGCACCCGGGCCAGCTCCCTCATGAAGGGCTCCAGGTCGAACCAGTGCGCCGCCGTGAAGGCCGTGAGCAGATCCACGGAGCCGTCCTCCACCGGGAGGCTCTCTGCGGGGCACACGCTGCGGGGGGCACCGGCCCGTCACCGCCCGCCCGGACCCCCGGGcgctctctcctctcctctcctctcctctcctctcctctcctctcctctcctctcctctcctctcctctcctctcctctcctctcctctcctctcctctcctctcctctcctctcctctcctctcctctcctctcctctcctctcctctcctctcctctcctctcctctcctctcctctcctctcctctcctctcctctcctctcctctcctctcctctcctctcctctcctctcctctcctctcctctcctctcctctcctctcctctcctctcctctcctctcctgctcctctcctctcctctcctctcctctcctctcctctcctctcctctcctctcctctcctctcctctcctctcctctcctctcctctccctgccctctcctctcccttcccttccctctcctctcctctcctctcctctcctctcctctcctctcctctcctctcctctcctctcctctcctctcctctcctctcctctcctctcctctcctctcctctcctctcctctcctctcctctcctctcctctcctctcctctcctctcctctcctctcctctccctctcctctcctctcctctcctctcctctcctctcctctcctctcctctcctctcctctcctctcctctcctctcctctcctctcctctcctctcctctcctctcctctcctctcctctcctctccctctcctctcctctcctctcctctcctctcctcctctcctctcctctcctctcctctccgtctgtctctgtctctgttctctctctgtgtctctgtctctttgtctccctcctccctccttctctctctctctctctctctctctctctctctctctctctctctctctctctctcttctctctgtctgtctctgtctgtctctgtctctctctctctctgtctctctgtgtctctgtctctgtctccctccctccttctctctctctctctctctctctctctctctctctctctctctctctctctctctgtttccctcctccctctttccttccttctttctttctctccctccctgtctctgtctctttatctgtgtctctgtctctctgtctctctctctttctttctctctgtatctgtctgtctctctcacacacacagagccaGCAGTCATATCCTGACTTGTCACACCATCCATCCGATCCCTTCACTCCCACCGTCAGAGAATAACCCCTTCCCCACAGAAGTTCCCAAGCCCTGAATTTGAGGCCCCAAACCAGAGTTTCCAGCCTAACTCTGCCATTTCTCACAAGAAACCATAACAGGTCACTTTGCCTCAGtgcctcatctgtcaaatgggtaCACCAGAAGCTTGGAGGGTTATCCACCATGATGGGCTGCTGTCACAGAACAGCTTTCCGGCCTCTTCCAGCAGCCTGTGGGCCCGAGCCTCTTTCTCGCTCACTGCTGATTCTCAGAGCAGCGGGTGAGGAGCCTCTGGGCAGGCTCGGAGCTTAGGTGGGAGATGCAAACTGCAGCATTAAACTGACCCAGGGGGAGAGGTTGAGGCTGTGGAGCAGCCCAGAGGCcctggagggcagggattgtcaGGTTTTTCTGCATCCCTAAGTTTGGCACGgtgcccagcacacagtaggtgcttaataaatgtttgctgattttcCTATAATTAATTCTATGAGCTTCTTCtcactcctcctcttcctccagaaGAGTTAAGGAAGTGTAGACCCTTCCTTAAACCGGCTCAGACACTGCAGAGGTGGGCGTGTTCCAGATTTTCTATCTGTGAATTGAAGAGACTAGACTAGGACCTGCAAGGTCCCTGGGGTTTCAGCAGGCCCTTTCTAGTAAACTTACCAAAGCCACTTTGGAGGAGCTGTGCGTTTGCTTGGCCTGCTGGACCTGAGCTTCACTGATGTCTGTCCCCAGGACCCTGGCAAGTGGGGGACCAGAACCTGGGTGCTTGGGCCCGATCCACAGCCAACGTCCACGGCCACTTTATAGGTTTTGCCTTTCTGAGGAGAGAGAGGGCGTTAGTCCGGCCTCAGCCTCCCAGTTACGGGGCCACTGAAAAGGGAAAGGGCGTCCTGGCTAAGAGAGAAGAACCAGAGGGGAGAAAGCGTGCCTTCCCACGGACATCCATCTTGAGGCTCGGACCGACCCTGTGGCCACCTGGGCAGAAGGGCAGGTCCCTGAGGTCCCCAACATCAGCATTGCCCTTGGCTACAGTAAACACTTAATGGACGCTCATTGCCTCAGTGCTCTGAAGTTGCAGTGTGGAATTATGGCCTGAGCACATGGCTGTCCAAAGAGCCAAATGGGAGAAACAAGGAAGGTCAGCTGGCCGTGCTGGAAACAGAGCCTGACCTGGAATCCGAGGAACCGGGGAGGAAGAAGCTGCcacgtgccaggcactgggctaagtcgTCACAACAACCTTGCAAGACGACGTTTTTATCccatatttacagttaaagaaactgaggcaagcagaagttaaatgactttccagggCAATAGGGATGTTCCCGGCCCGGGAATCTGAGGTGGAACTTGTGGATCTTCCCAGTCCCATATTCAACATTTTATCTGCCCACTGTGCTACCCAGCTGCCAGGAGAGAACCGAGTTTGGATCCTGGTTCACATCCCCCAAATGCAGATTATGATCTATGGGACATCTCCTTTCCAAGGTCGTTGTGAGGATTGTACCATTTGTCATGATTATGTGTGAAAATCGAGGGCCAGGATTGGTGGAGGGACCTTGAGCTATGACCCCCTCACAGGGAAGGAGTGAAGATTCTTTCCTCTTGGAGCTCATTCCCCCTCGCTTGGCCCTGTTCCCTGAAGCACTTTGCCTGTTCTGTGGCTGGTTGGAACAAAGCCCTCAAGCTTCTTACCTTTTCTTCTAAATAGGAGAAAATGATGTTAAGGAGCTCCTTGGGGGGAGGGAACCTGTGTTTCTGATAAATGGCTGCATGATCTTGACCTTCGAACAGCTGGGTAGACATGGCTGCGAGAGAAAACAGTGTTGGTTCTAGCCACAGATCACCTCGACGAAGATCCTCACTGGTCTTTGCTTATTGACAAGTCAGGAGTTTTATATCAGCCCAGAGAACTCCCACAGAGGGGAATGAGATGGACGCATGGAATCTGGTGCTTCGCCATGGGGAGAAAACAATCCCAATGAACAACAGCAGCAACCTCGTTCCCATCCAATTCACCGTCCTCCCAGAAGCACTGAAGGTTAGAGAGCCGGTCCACTTGGAAGAACTCCACTGGGGAGTCTCCTCCCTCTCTGAAAGCTTCTCTCACACCTGACTTACCCATCAGTAGAATCTGGCCTTCTGGGGGCAAAAAAGACAAGACTACTTCCTTTTCCATAGGAagtgttaggaaaaaaaacagcaaTTGGGCTCCCATTCCCAATTCACTTCCTGTTCAGCCCTTCCTCCAGTCTTTGTACCATCCTGAACACCTTCTTCTACAAATACtcagtttttctctatttttcatcaAAGTTTGATGAAGTTCAAAGTTCAAAGACAGAAAGTTTCCAAAATAATTTGTAGCACTAATTATCGTAATGGAAAACAAATCACAGCAGGGAGATTTTCAAACAATTTATGACTTATGTATTTAAGTactaaaatgaaatgaatgaaaaactagTGAATGAAAACCATGGGAATCCCTGTATGAATTGCAGGAGAACGATGGGCACGAGGATGGCAATGACACTTTGGGGGTGACTTTCAAGCaatcatttctatgcagatgattcccagatgTACACATTCAGCCCTTCTCCCTCTTCTGAGCTCAGCAGATCACTATTTTGTGTGTATTGACTGACTTCTTGAGTTTGGGATGCTGCTGGACAGCTCCACTTGGAAGAATTGTAGGTATTCTGAGCTCAATAGTTaggttgcttaataaatatctattaagagTTACTAAAGGACTATCCCTGATCTCAGGAATATTTACTCAAAAGGAAGACAAAGTACAAaagaaagttaataaaataataaaagggagggagatagaaaaaaaaaagaaaagaaagaaggaaagcaggaaggaaggaaagaaagaaaaagagagaaagaaagaaagaaagaaagaaagaaagaaagaaagaaagaaagaaagaaagaaagaaagaaagaaagaaagaaagaaagaaagaaagaaagaaagaaagaaaggaaggaaggaaggaaggaaggaaggaaggaagagagaaagagaaagaaagaaagaaagaaagaaagaaagaaagaaagaaagaaagaaagaaagaaagaaagaaagaaagaaagaaagaaaggaaggaaggaaggaaggaaggaaggaaggaaggaggagagaaagagaaagaaagaaagaaagaaagaaagaaagaaagaaagaaagaaagaaagaaagaaagaaagaaagaaagaaagaaagaaagaaagaaagaaagaaaagaaggaaggaagaaaggaaggaaggaaggaaggaaagaaggaagagagaaagaaagaaagaaaaaggaagaagaaagaaaaaaagaaagaaaggaaggaaggaaagaaagaaaaaagaaaggaaagaaagaaagaaagaaagaaagaaagaaagaaagaaaggaaggaaggaaggaaggaaggaaggaaggaaggaggagagaaagag
The Sminthopsis crassicaudata isolate SCR6 chromosome 4, ASM4859323v1, whole genome shotgun sequence genome window above contains:
- the LOC141540363 gene encoding putative methyltransferase DDB_G0268948, with protein sequence MELSESQGLRAQEPGPPRSQQGSGRPSRSALHLPGRLEEAPGPLPPPPRALPALAHPANSLQSAPGPPRASARPAPRPRHSGPASSSFGSAGLGGPRQAQAMSTQLFEGQDHAAIYQKHRFPPPKELLNIIFSYLEEKKGKTYKVAVDVGCGSGPSTQVLVPHLPGSWGQTSVKLRSSRPSKRTAPPKWLCVCPAESLPVEDGSVDLLTAFTAAHWFDLEPFMRELARVLKPGGCVSLSSYSPWMQIRYGACSEALTQIFRETLAVLIKYANEKLRILLSEYQEILDLVPFPDKKRIILQGSEISFTVAGLMGFLQSFSMFQTFKKVQPEAAAALLQQTQARFLETMKASSPETPLTLILEYVCVLACKAPTENISR